The following proteins are co-located in the Armatimonadota bacterium genome:
- the atpF gene encoding F0F1 ATP synthase subunit B has translation MVAVSIFEELGLNPAVILLQALVFLLLLGVLVRFLFAPVREMLAARERQVKAHLDEARQQQAAAAEARADLQQRLDTIQDEARRRMREAAEEAKAAHDRALAEAREQAEKLLQRATAEIAREKGKAVAELREQVAELALKVASKAIQDGLDEGAQRRVIDRAIAGLEQAE, from the coding sequence ATGGTGGCCGTCTCCATATTCGAGGAGCTGGGCCTCAACCCGGCGGTGATCTTGCTGCAGGCGCTGGTGTTCCTGCTGCTGCTGGGGGTGCTGGTCCGATTCCTATTCGCGCCGGTGCGCGAGATGCTGGCGGCGCGCGAGCGGCAAGTCAAGGCGCACCTCGACGAGGCACGCCAGCAGCAGGCGGCGGCGGCGGAAGCCCGCGCGGACCTTCAGCAGCGCCTGGATACCATCCAGGATGAGGCCCGCCGGCGCATGCGCGAGGCCGCGGAGGAGGCCAAGGCCGCCCATGACCGCGCACTCGCCGAAGCCCGTGAGCAGGCGGAGAAGCTCCTACAGCGCGCCACCGCCGAAATCGCCCGGGAGAAGGGCAAGGCGGTGGCCGAGCTGCGCGAGCAGGTCGCCGAGCTCGCGCTCAAGGTTGCCTCCAAGGCCATCCAGGACGGCCTCGACGAGGGCGCGCAGCGGCGCGTAATTGACCG
- the atpE gene encoding ATP synthase F0 subunit C, translating into MQYFSALALATGFGVALAAFGGALSQSRALAAALEGVARQPEAAGRIQTLLIIGLAFIESLTIYALVVSLLLWVTRMPTPEAVLKVLHP; encoded by the coding sequence ATGCAATACTTCTCTGCTTTGGCGCTCGCCACCGGCTTCGGCGTCGCGCTCGCGGCATTCGGGGGGGCACTCAGCCAGAGCCGCGCCCTGGCCGCCGCCCTGGAGGGGGTCGCGCGGCAGCCCGAGGCTGCCGGACGAATCCAGACGCTGCTCATCATCGGCCTCGCGTTCATCGAGTCACTGACCATCTACGCGCTCGTGGTGTCGCTGCTGCTGTGGGTCACCCGCATGCCGACGCCGGAAGCGGTGCTCAAGGTCCTCCATCCGTAA